The stretch of DNA TATAATAACTAGAGGGAGATGGGGCTATCCTAtgattgatatatatacatatacaaataatatCTCACAATGGTAAGGTTGCTATATTGTGACCTGGAGGTCCCAGGTTCAAGTCAAGAAATTGCCTGTTCGCTAAGCAAGGTAATGCTGTGTGCGCACAAATGACCTTTCCCAGAGCCTGAAACGCAGGAGTCTCGTGGACTGGGAACCTCAACTAGTGGCATAATATTTCGATGACTTCAACCCAAAAACgcaaaggagaagagaaaaaaggaaaacagaaaCAAATAGTCACGGCAGTGAGCAGATTCTTTCTCCATAGAAAACccaaaagtaaaaaatgagCTTACAGACAAGTCCGGTGTTGTCAATGTTATATCTATTAGAGACTTCAAAATCATTAAGATGAGCACGATCATCCATTCTCTGGCTGCACCAAATTTCACTCGTTAGCAACTATCACACCGAACTCAAACCAATTACCTTTCCAAAATGAACAATCCCAAAAATTAGGGTTTCCAAATTGCCAATTAGTAACACAATAACTGTTCGATAACAAGCAAAACAACTCAAAGCAGCACAAAGAAAAGGCCAGCATTGTTCACTCACTATAGATAAATTTCCGGTGCACCACTGATGGGTAATCTGTAACACAACCGAATATCTCTTGATGAACTGCCATGATCCGTTTCCAACTGAGAATTCGAATTCTCATCCGCTACGTCCTCCATTACATGGCAGGGTATCAAGTTGAATCCATGAGTCGCCCTCCTGGAAATTCGCTCGACATTCGTTTGAGATTGTTCATCTGCAGATAAATTTCCCGTTTGGAGAAGTTCAACGGCCACAAAGCGATACATGCATTTgcatacagagagagagagagagagagagtaccagGAAGGGGTGAAGGTCGGCGAAGAAGAGCACGCCTAAGAATTGCCCAACGCAGAGATGAAGACGACTTAGTTGATGAGTTACCACCCTCCATTGATTGCTTCTTTGCTTCTCTGTATGGATTGTCGGCGATTCTCAACGCCAGGAATTGGAGATGAGGTTTGTTATACTGTTCCATAATTATAATTTCAGCTGCTCGAGTTCAAATcctataatcttatttatttaaaaaaaaaatcgtcatATACCACCAAAAATTGTccttttagtaaaaaaaaaaaaaaaatcataatattctatttttgtcacagaaaatgttttaattatttttgtaaattttttgtgGATATAGACATAAATTTTATGTAGATttccttaaattaaaaattatttaaatagatttgcataaaataataaattatttcccTAATACGAGTATaaatgatttaataaattttagtcAAAATTTTTTTCCTTAACATCCATCCTATTGAAGAAAATTCTAtatctaaattcaaaataaatttgataagtCATTGTTAATACgagtatttattattatttttatatttaattttaaaaaatagatggttagaaattcaataaattttgtGAACCTTCACCTTCACCTTCAGTTTGAGGTAAAATGATAGTGCTCCattcaattcataatatttataCATACTTCCTCCAAAACAATAGCAAGCATAATTCTTCTTCTCCCCAACagttacaacaacaacatcttAAAGAATATAGACTATATCTATATGCCCAGCATTAACTTTTGATAATTGAGGACCAGGCTTAGGATTCCCCAACAGCGTAGCTTCAAGAATGTCACAAACATGACAAGCAAATTCATTTTGCTCCTCAAACTTGACTCACATAGTTGGGACAGGACAGCTTTTAACAGCAATTCCTTGTGCAGTCGGGCAAGAAGCCAGTGGGCATCCATCCGGGTCACTTCCCCACCAATTGAGATCAATCTTGTGCATTCCCAAGCACAAGAACAACAATACCGCCATGAAGGCTAATCCGGTATCAAGTGCACCGGATAGCAAGTAGTTATGTCGCCTCCACCACTCGCGGTAACGCCTATAAGCCACAAATCCTGAGATAAAACCAACAATGATCCAACTTGTGTAGTTGACAGCGGTAGCCGGGAGCATATTAATTGTTGCACCAAAGATTAGTGGCATTGTGACTAGTTTTATCCACTGCTGGTCCGGGAAGGCCTTCTGTGCGAGCCAAACTAGCACGGGAGCTAATGCTCCGGCCAGGAAGAACCAGTTGACTGAGGAGTAGTAGCCCAGATCTCCGAAAATTCTCCGGGGTCCAATCAGGCCCCATATGACAGAGGCGTCATAGAACACGTGGTCGCTTGGGCAGGTCCATGGGCTGCCAGGAGGCAGCAGGTCCCTGTTGCATAAATCCGGGATGGTGCCCATGAGCCACCATGATGTTACCAAATGCGCCAGTACTGATAGAAGAGTTCCTACTACCTGATCACAAGATTATCACAAAAAGGATCAAGAAATTATGAACGTAGTTCTGTTCTTCCTGATGCAGAGTTTtattattctcttcttcctGATAGGGAAAACAGGAAAGAAAGCAACCTGGGCCATGAACATAGTTCTTGGTGGAATTTTCATGTAGTGGCCAAGCTTGAAGTCTTGCAAGAAAATTATGCCCTGTTTCAAACTCATCTGCCCAAGCTCCTTAAAGCACATGTTGGCAACTGGATATCCGGGATATACATATCCTATTATGTACTCCGAGATCACATTCAAGCCTGGAGTCTATATAGAGAAGAGCATATCGCTATATCAGGACAGTAAAAACTTTTTAGTGTTCAAGATGAAATATATACGtgtcaagacaatttcaatcAACTTGTTTGCATCAAGAATGAGTTCGATGGCACAAACGGACTTTTCTTAAGCACCAATTTTGAGTCCATCCCAAAATTGTAGTCTATGATGAAAACAGAACTCAGTGAAGAACTTGAGGAAATGATTTTTGTTAATGTCATCTTCAAACTAGCAATAtccgaaaaaataagaacagaaaCTAAGTTCTTGAAACTCCAATTAGATATGCTCTAAAAAAAGTGGTGAAGGAATGATTTTAATAGCCACAATATGCAACAATCTGGAAACGGAAGTAAGCCTTGTCGAATGGAAAGATTGCTAACCTGGTTAGTGGTGGCAGTGATGACTCCCACAGGAAGGGTGAAAAGAAAGGCAACGCCACATGCCAGCAAGACTCCCCACCATGGTAGCTGAAGTTGATCATTGTAATGCTCATATGTAAACATCGCTGCTGTAATGTTTATCAGGAGGATGCAAATAAACCACCACTCAGGAACTTGCTTGTATGTTCTCATGAGTTTCATGTGCACGTCCATCCTCTCGTCTTGCAAGGCAGATTTACTTTGCTGCCACAATTTTCTACAGACTTGTCAGTTTAACTAAGCATACTGCAATACTACATCTTTGAAAAACTTAGGTTTCATATTAGCCCCCATCAAATTGACTCAATTTCTCTGAATGAATGAAGCATGAATGAGTGAGTAGGGCTAGCTTAGCTAGATTCATTGGAATAATATGCTAGACAACAGAAAATTGTGGAAACATTCTAGTAAAGCATAATTCCAAAGTTAAGCATTGATGATGGATGCCCAACTCATTGATCTTTAAGGATTATGATCTCAATTAGAGAGGCTTGGTAAGAATTTTTTGAGACTCGAAATGCCCAAGCATTCTGAGCTCAGCTTTCAGATTTTTTTCTCTTacccaaaagaaattagaaaaacatAAGATGGGCACTACTAGGGTGGAAGACCAAGTGGTAAGTGTATTGGTGTGTCCGGAAAAAGCTCTCAAGTTCAAGTCTCTATGAACAACCTTACTCTTCCTATCCTATTTGGTTCCTAGTCATATGGACCCAGTGAAGTTAATGCATTATGTAAAATTAGGGCAGAGCTCAACCAGAAGACCGCTTACCTCCCATGGAAGAGGAGAACATGAACAACAGTGGCACTAAGGCAGGCAAAATTGAACCCATAGACGATGGCAAATAAGGTGCTGATATAGAGAGGGCCCTCTCGCTGGTATGCATCAAGGTCAATATGGAAATTGGGGTCTATAATGGCTGTTATATTATATTCTTGACCTCTGGATGTGAAGAGGCCATCtgagaaaatgggaaaattcTTGGCCTTGTAGATATCAAGCCAATAGACTAATGGAGTAATGACATACATGACAAGCACAAACCCTATAGCAATATTGGCAGTAGCAAACCATGGACTGGCAAGAGGGCTTCCAAGGTAAGAGGATATGCTGGACCAATCAAATCCTAGTGCACCAATGCCGAGGCCATGGAGCCCTGAACCTAGCTGTTGGGCCAGGATAGAACCAGGAAAAAGCCAACATAACCAAGAAAGGGAGGTTAGCATTGGAAAGAGGTAGCCCGGGAAGGCATAGTAAGCAAAGCTGCAAATGAAGGCAATGTAGAAGAACTTGTTCCGTGTTAATCCGCCTCTAGgcctctcctcctcctcatgcAATGCCCTGTAATCGATAAATTCCGAATGCTAACAGCTGCACTACAAGAAGACTGTAATAACAAGCAAATAGCATAAAATTCCTATTTATTCTCACCAGTTAAGCCATTCATATTTTGCAAGATTGTAATTAAAATCAGACCAGTTTGGTTGATTGGTTCAATCAACCAATCACCAAGCGAGTCTAGTTAAAAAATATACGAAGATACACATAAACTAGTCAaaattggtttggttttagtggttttcaaaaatcatattaatttttatattacaaACTACTGTGTTCTGGCTTAAGGGTAGTTGGTCACCATGCTTTCAAACTCGGCCCAAATTGGGcattatacttaaaaaaattgtcaattaagtCATTGTGCTTTAAGCCTCCAAGTCACGTTAGCAATTATAGTTAGATGTTATCTTAATGCTTTTCAATGACATTTTAATTCTACCAATGGTATCAACTCTATTCCCAATTATAAGCCCCATGCAATCACAATTATccaaatcaaacttaaaatcttgatttgaaaaactatacAAATTAGCAATTTGGTAATTTGTAAAGTAGAGAGACTAATTTggtcttaattttgaaaatacgATGATTTATTTGGTTCTCTTTAAAATACAGTAACAAATTTAGTCTTTAGACCAAAGAACAATAGTTTAATTAACACTTTGTTCTAATTTTTACCTAAAATACTAGATATCTcaccatttttaaaaatttcttttttaatagatGGATAAATTAGTTTTTGTGAAAAAAGTAAAggtttaaacaatttttttatgagCAAATCAATGaagatttaaacaatttaacctctttattttcttaaaaatctctacttttatttatttatttattttgctaaCCAATCCCTAACATCTATTAAATGCAAATTCTTTGCTTCTCCCTAGTCTCTTTCTTGATAAAGAAAAACCATCTTCCTCTAGTCATAGTTTTACCTCTATCCCCAATACTCTATTTGTATGAATTATGAGGGTAAGATTTGAGCATcttagttaatttttatatgtttagttaatttataattaaaaatttgaagatttaattagagattcatattttaatattaatacttatcaataatatattcatataacctaaacaatgatattattatattattttttaaactggCTATTTGACCAATAAATCATCTATTGAGCTAACAAACCGGTGCCTTCCTGGTTAGATAAGCCATCACGTTTTAATGACTATGCTTTTCAActtaacttatttaaaatatttctttaaaaCCCCTAAATTAATAAAGATTGACCTATCTGTCTatcaatttataatatttacttGTTATAAAAATAGAATGTGTGCGCAAATAGCATTTCTGTAACAAGGAAGTGGTCGTTGATTTCTGTTTGGCCAATGCATCGCCACCGTCGGATCCAAGCATCCAGAATTATTGGCGGGGCGCGTACCTGAAAAGCGAGACGTGTACTAGATTCTGAGGCCACCACATCTGGGCAGGCTCCACCAATAGCCGCCGGAACAACCCGGCCCATCCGAACCCCATCACCTGCGTCGTTACCACCACCATTAACGCCACCACAAACGTCATGTTCTTCCGGTAGAATATTTTCACCGCGTTAACCACGTATATCGCGTCCACGTTCCCGGCGCCAGAGTTGGCGAAGATCGTGATCAGCACGTGCTCCTTCACGTTGAACGGCCCCGGATTCAGAGTGAACTCCCACCGCCGGCCCTTGAAGAACACGCGCTTCGTGATCACCGACGCCATCAAGTGGCCGAGCGGCACCACCGCGATCTGAGCGGAGACGGCGGTGACCTTGAGCGGTTCCTGGCGGTACCGGAAGAACTGGTTGAGGAACGAGAGCACGACACATGCTAGGGCTCCGAGAATCCACATCCTTAAAGTTAGAACCGGTAGGGCAGGATCGTCGGTGACCGGAACCGTCAGCGCCACTTGCTCGATCGGAGAGTTCTCATCCGGTCCCGcatccttcttcttctgaaCTGCTCATTCATGAATTGCAAAAGGGCGAAGCAGATGCAGTTAATGAAAGAAGACAGAAGAAGTAGTAGATCGAAAATTCAACTTAGAAGTAGAGAAAACAGTGAGAAGGACGGATTGTTACTGAGTGGAGCTGTGATTTCTGGATCCCATCTCATCCTCATTGCTCCTGCTTGTTCCTCGCTCACTCCCGCCATTGAAGTGTCTCTGTTCGAAGCCTGAGCCATGAACTTCTCTCTCCAATGTCTCTGGGTTCCCAACTTCCCATCAGGCCTTTCAGATCTCCTTTTTGTCTCTTTCAACTATCTTTCTCTACCAACTAAGCTTCAAAAATTCAAACGTTCCTTGGCGTTTTTCTACGTTGATTGTGAAAATCGTTCCCTCAATCAAATCATCATTATTGCCGTATCAGAGTTGATAAATAATCGGTGGACATGGTTGGAACGTGGAAGGGACCACCTTTCAAACATTAATACCTTTCAAGTTTGGAAGCCTATTTCAAACATTcaacataatttaatatataattttataattattattaaaaataattataaaatattgacattattatattttagtataaaatttaataattttttatactttatacCAAGTTTagttatcttttttatttttataaaaaatttagcgactatttatataatttatccgTTCATATGGCTAAtcatgttaatattttataaattttttaatgataattgacagtaattataaaattatatattaaattaaaatttaataatattttgactataaattaaaatttaatgtcattttttgttttttaatataaaatttaataattatttatattatttaataataaaataatagattttttgGATT from Diospyros lotus cultivar Yz01 chromosome 6, ASM1463336v1, whole genome shotgun sequence encodes:
- the LOC127804199 gene encoding oligopeptide transporter 7-like isoform X2 produces the protein MAQASNRDTSMAGVSEEQAGAMRMRWDPEITAPLIQKKKDAGPDENSPIEQVALTVPVTDDPALPVLTLRMWILGALACVVLSFLNQFFRYRQEPLKVTAVSAQIAVVPLGHLMASVITKRVFFKGRRWEFTLNPGPFNVKEHVLITIFANSGAGNVDAIYVVNAVKIFYRKNMTFVVALMVVVTTQVMGFGWAGLFRRLLVEPAQMWWPQNLVHVSLFRALHEEEERPRGGLTRNKFFYIAFICSFAYYAFPGYLFPMLTSLSWLCWLFPGSILAQQLGSGLHGLGIGALGFDWSSISSYLGSPLASPWFATANIAIGFVLVMYVITPLVYWLDIYKAKNFPIFSDGLFTSRGQEYNITAIIDPNFHIDLDAYQREGPLYISTLFAIVYGFNFACLSATVVHVLLFHGSKSALQDERMDVHMKLMRTYKQVPEWWFICILLINITAAMFTYEHYNDQLQLPWWGVLLACGVAFLFTLPVGVITATTNQTPGLNVISEYIIGYVYPGYPVANMCFKELGQMSLKQGIIFLQDFKLGHYMKIPPRTMFMAQVVGTLLSVLAHLVTSWWLMGTIPDLCNRDLLPPGSPWTCPSDHVFYDASVIWGLIGPRRIFGDLGYYSSVNWFFLAGALAPVLVWLAQKAFPDQQWIKLVTMPLIFGATINMLPATAVNYTSWIIVGFISGFVAYRRYREWWRRHNYLLSGALDTGLAFMAVLLFLCLGMHKIDLNWWGSDPDGCPLASCPTAQGIAVKSCPVPTM
- the LOC127804199 gene encoding oligopeptide transporter 7-like isoform X1, whose product is MAQASNRDTSMAGVSEEQAGAMRMRWDPEITAPLIQKKKDAGPDENSPIEQVALTVPVTDDPALPVLTLRMWILGALACVVLSFLNQFFRYRQEPLKVTAVSAQIAVVPLGHLMASVITKRVFFKGRRWEFTLNPGPFNVKEHVLITIFANSGAGNVDAIYVVNAVKIFYRKNMTFVVALMVVVTTQVMGFGWAGLFRRLLVEPAQMWWPQNLVHVSLFRALHEEEERPRGGLTRNKFFYIAFICSFAYYAFPGYLFPMLTSLSWLCWLFPGSILAQQLGSGLHGLGIGALGFDWSSISSYLGSPLASPWFATANIAIGFVLVMYVITPLVYWLDIYKAKNFPIFSDGLFTSRGQEYNITAIIDPNFHIDLDAYQREGPLYISTLFAIVYGFNFACLSATVVHVLLFHGRKLWQQSKSALQDERMDVHMKLMRTYKQVPEWWFICILLINITAAMFTYEHYNDQLQLPWWGVLLACGVAFLFTLPVGVITATTNQTPGLNVISEYIIGYVYPGYPVANMCFKELGQMSLKQGIIFLQDFKLGHYMKIPPRTMFMAQVVGTLLSVLAHLVTSWWLMGTIPDLCNRDLLPPGSPWTCPSDHVFYDASVIWGLIGPRRIFGDLGYYSSVNWFFLAGALAPVLVWLAQKAFPDQQWIKLVTMPLIFGATINMLPATAVNYTSWIIVGFISGFVAYRRYREWWRRHNYLLSGALDTGLAFMAVLLFLCLGMHKIDLNWWGSDPDGCPLASCPTAQGIAVKSCPVPTM